Proteins encoded in a region of the Zea mays cultivar B73 chromosome 4, Zm-B73-REFERENCE-NAM-5.0, whole genome shotgun sequence genome:
- the LOC732831 gene encoding UDP-glucuronate 4-epimerase 1 (The RefSeq protein has 1 substitution compared to this genomic sequence), translated as MRVLEEDLFPSTPGKVKIERAGAMNRQLHRCFASTSTMFLWALFLVAMTASYLSFQSFVDTSSKYFAASWGGLHWERQIRASAVPRRPPGSAAGAGMSVLVTGAAGFVGTHCSLALRRRGDGVVGVDNFNAYYDPSLKKARRALLASHGVFVVEGDINDGRLLAKLFDVVPFTHVLHLAAQAGVRYAMENPASYVHSNVAGLVTLLEACKDADPQPAIVWASSSSVYGLNDKVPFSERDRTDQPASLYAATKKAGEEITHTYNHIYGLSITGLRFFTVYGPWGRPDMAYFSFTRNILQGKPITVYRGKDHVDLARDFTYIDDIVKGCLASLETAGKSTGTGGKKRGPAPYRIFNLGNTSPVTVPNLVSILEKHLRVKAKKNVVEMPGNGDVPFTHANISLAREQLGYKPTTNLDVGLKKFVKWYLSYYGYTRGGSKNSRQ; from the coding sequence ATGCGGGTGCTGGAGGAGGACCTCTTCCCCTCCACCCCGGGCAAGGTGAAGATCGAGCGGGCGGGCGCCATGAACCGGCAGCTCCACCGCTGCTTCGCGTCCACCAGCACCATGTTCCTGTGGGCGCTGTTCCTCGTCGCCATGACGGCGTCCTACCTCAGCTTCCAGTCCTTCGTCGACACCTCCTCCAAGTACTTCGCCGCCTCCTGGGGCGGCCTGCACTGGGAGAGGCAGATCCGCGCGTCCGCCGTGCCGAGGCGGCCCCCCGGGTCAGCCGCCGGGGCCGGGATGTCGGTGCTCGTCACGGGCGCCGCGGGCTTCGTGGGCACCCACTGCTCCCTCGCCCTCCGCAGGCGCGGCGACGGCGTGGTCGGCGTCGACAACTTCAACGCCTACTACGACCCGTCGCTGAAGAAGGCGCGCAGGGCGCTGCTCGCCTCCCACGGGGTGTTCGTCGTCGAGGGCGACATCAACGACGGCCGCCTCCTGGCCAAGCTCTTCGATGTCGTGCCCTTCACCCACGTGCTCCACCTCGCCGCGCAGGCCGGCGTGCGCTACGCCATGGAGAACCCGGCGTCGTACGTGCACTCCAACGTCGCCGGCCTCGTCACGCTCCTCGAGGCCTGCAAGGACGCCGACCCGCAGCCGGCCATCGTCtgggcctcctcctcctccgtctACGGCCTCAACGACAAGGTCCCCTTCTCGGAGCGCGACCGCACCGACCAGCCGGCCTCACTCTACGCGGCCACCAAGAAGGCCGGCGAGGAGATCACGCACACGTACAACCACATCTACGGACTCTCCATCACCGGCCTCCGCTTCTTCACCGTGTACGGGCCCTGGGGCCGCCCCGACATGGCCTACTTCTCCTTCACCCGCAACATCCTTCAGGGGAAGCCCATCACGGTTTACCGCGGCAAGGACCACGTGGACCTGGCCCGCGACTTCACCTACATCGACGATATTGTCAAGGGCTGCCTCGCCTCCCTGGAAACGGCCGGCAAGAGCACCGGCACCGGCGGCAAGAAGCGCGGGCCGGCGCCCTACAGGATCTTCAACCTCGGCAACACCTCTCCCGTTACGGTGCCCAACCTGGTGTCCATCCTGGAGAAGCACCTCCGCGTCAAGGCCAAGAAGAACGTGGTCGAGATGCCCGGCAACGGCGACGTGCCCTTCACGCACGCCAACATCTCCCTAGCCAGGGAGCAGCTCGGGTACAAACCCACCACCAACCTGGACGTCGGCCTCAAGAAGTTTGTCAAGTGGTACCTGTCCTATTACGGCTACACCAGGGGAGGATCCAAGAACTCGCGACATTGA
- the LOC732831 gene encoding UDP-glucuronate 4-epimerase 1 isoform X1 has protein sequence MRVLEEDLFPSTPGKVKIERAGAMNRQLHRCFASTSTMFLWALFLVAMTASYLSFQSFVDTSSKYFAASWGGLHWERQIRASAVPRRPPGSAAGAGMSVLVTGAAGFVGTHCSLALRRRGDGVVGVDNFNAYYDPSLKKARRALLASHGVFVVEGDINDGRLLAKLFDVVPFTHVLHLAAQAGVRYAMENPASYVHSNVAGLVTLLEACKDADPQPAIVWASSSSVYGLNDKVPFSERDRTDQPASLYAATKKAGEEITHTYNHIYGLSITGLRFFTVYGPWGRPDMAYFSFTRNILQGKPITVYRGKDHVDLARDFTYIDDIVKGCLASLETAGKSTGTGGKKRGPAPYRIFNLGNTSPVTVPNLVSILEKHLRVKAKKNVVEMPGNGDVPFTHANISLAREQLGYKPTTNLDVGLKKFVKWYLSYYGYTRGGSKNSRH, from the coding sequence ATGCGGGTGCTGGAGGAGGACCTCTTCCCCTCCACCCCGGGCAAGGTGAAGATCGAGCGGGCGGGCGCCATGAACCGGCAGCTCCACCGCTGCTTCGCGTCCACCAGCACCATGTTCCTGTGGGCGCTGTTCCTCGTCGCCATGACGGCGTCCTACCTCAGCTTCCAGTCCTTCGTCGACACCTCCTCCAAGTACTTCGCCGCCTCCTGGGGCGGCCTGCACTGGGAGAGGCAGATCCGCGCGTCCGCCGTGCCGAGGCGGCCCCCCGGGTCAGCCGCCGGGGCCGGGATGTCGGTGCTCGTCACGGGCGCCGCGGGCTTCGTGGGCACCCACTGCTCCCTCGCCCTCCGCAGGCGCGGCGACGGCGTGGTCGGCGTCGACAACTTCAACGCCTACTACGACCCGTCGCTGAAGAAGGCGCGCAGGGCGCTGCTCGCCTCCCACGGGGTGTTCGTCGTCGAGGGCGACATCAACGACGGCCGCCTCCTGGCCAAGCTCTTCGATGTCGTGCCCTTCACCCACGTGCTCCACCTCGCCGCGCAGGCCGGCGTGCGCTACGCCATGGAGAACCCGGCGTCGTACGTGCACTCCAACGTCGCCGGCCTCGTCACGCTCCTCGAGGCCTGCAAGGACGCCGACCCGCAGCCGGCCATCGTCtgggcctcctcctcctccgtctACGGCCTCAACGACAAGGTCCCCTTCTCGGAGCGCGACCGCACCGACCAGCCGGCCTCACTCTACGCGGCCACCAAGAAGGCCGGCGAGGAGATCACGCACACGTACAACCACATCTACGGACTCTCCATCACCGGCCTCCGCTTCTTCACCGTGTACGGGCCCTGGGGCCGCCCCGACATGGCCTACTTCTCCTTCACCCGCAACATCCTTCAGGGGAAGCCCATCACGGTTTACCGCGGCAAGGACCACGTGGACCTGGCCCGCGACTTCACCTACATCGACGATATTGTCAAGGGCTGCCTCGCCTCCCTGGAAACGGCCGGCAAGAGCACCGGCACCGGCGGCAAGAAGCGCGGGCCGGCGCCCTACAGGATCTTCAACCTCGGCAACACCTCTCCCGTTACGGTGCCCAACCTGGTGTCCATCCTGGAGAAGCACCTCCGCGTCAAGGCCAAGAAGAACGTGGTCGAGATGCCCGGCAACGGCGACGTGCCCTTCACGCACGCCAACATCTCCCTAGCCAGGGAGCAGCTCGGGTACAAACCCACCACCAACCTGGACGTCGGCCTCAAGAAGTTTGTCAAGTGGTACCTGTCCTATTACGGCTACACCAGGGGAGGATCCAAGAACTCGCGACATTGA